From Calonectris borealis chromosome 7, bCalBor7.hap1.2, whole genome shotgun sequence, one genomic window encodes:
- the GOT1 gene encoding aspartate aminotransferase, cytoplasmic: protein MAASIFTAVPRAPPVAVFKLTADFREDGDARKVNLGVGAYRTDEGQPWVLPVVKKVEQMIANNNSLNHEYLPILGLPEFRANASRIALGDDSPAIKENRIGSVQSLGGTGALRIGAEFLRRWYNGNNNTATPVYISAPSWENHNSVFVDAGFKDIRTYHYWDAAKRGLDLQGLLDDMEKAPEFSIFILHACAHNPTGTDPTPDQWKQIAAVMKRRFLFPFFDSAYQGFASGSLDKDAWAVRYFVSEGFELFCAQSFSKNFGLYNERVGNLTVVGKDADNVQRVLSQMEKIVRTTWSNPPSQGARIVATTLSSPQLFAEWKDNVKTMADRVLLMRSELRSRLESLGTPGTWNHITEQIGMFSFTGLNPKQVEYMIKEKHIYLMASGRINMCGLTTKNLDYVAKSIHEAVTKIQ from the exons atgGCCGCCTCCATCTTCACCGCCGTCCCCCGCGCCCCGCCTGTTGCTGTCTTCAAGCTCACGGCGGACTTCCGGGAGGACGGGGACGCGCGGAAAGTCAACCTGGGCGTGGGCG CCTACCGCACGGACGAAGGGCAGCCATGGGTCCTGCCGGTGGTGAAGAAGGTGGAGCAGATGATTGCCAACAACAACAGCCTGAACCACGAGTACCTGCCCATCCTGGGCCTGCCCGAGTTCCGGGCCAATGCCTCCCGCATCGCCCTGGGTGACGACAGCCCCGCCATCAAGGAGAATCGG ATTGGAAGCGTTCAGTCCTTGGGCGGGACAGGCGCTCTGCGTATCGGCGCGGAGTTTCTGAGGCGGTGGTACAATGGAAACAACAACACGGCGACCCCGGTCTACATCTCCGCTCCGTCCTGGG AGAACCACAACTCTGTGTTTGTGGATGCTGGCTTTAAAGATATTAGAACCTACCACTACTGGGATGCTGCCAAGAGGGGTCTGGATCTCCAGGGGCTGCTGGATGACATGGAG AAAGCCCCAGAGTTCTCCATTTTCATCCTCCATGCCTGTGCACACAACCCAACGGGCACAGACCCTACTCCCGACCAGTGGAAGCAGATTGCTGCTGTTATGAAG CGCCGGTTCCTGTTTCCGTTCTTCGACTCTGCGTACCAAGGTTTTGCCTCTGGCAGCCTGGACAAGGATGCCTGGGCTGTGCGATACTTTGTCTCCGAGGGCTTTGAGCTCTTCTGTGCACAGTCGTTTTCCAAGAACTTTGGGCTCTACA ATGAACGTGTGGGGAACCTGACTGTGGTGGGGAAGGACGCAGACAATGTGCAGCGTGTGCTTTCCCAGATGGAGAAGATTGTGCGCACCACTTGGTCTAACCCTCCCTCCCAAGGAGCACGCATTGTGGCAACTACACTTTCTTCCCCACAGCTCTTTGCCGAGTG gaagGACAATGTGAAGACGATGGCAGATCGGGTCTTGCTCATGCGGTCAGAGCTCCGGTCTCGCCTGGAGTCCCTTGGAACCCCGGGCACCTGGAACCACATCACAGAGCAGATTGGCATGTTTAGCTTCACAGGGTTGAACC CTAAGCAGGTGGAGTACATGATCAAGGAAAAACACATCTACCTGATGGCTAGTGGGCGCATCAACATGTGTGGCCTGACTACCAAGAACCTGGACTATGTGGCCAAGTCCATCCATGAAGCTGTCACAAAAATCCAGTGA